In Neptuniibacter halophilus, the genomic stretch TCACCGATGATCATTCTGTCGTCCGTCAGGGCTATGCCAGTGTGCTGCCCACCGTCCTCGAACCCTGCGAAATTGTTGAGGCATCGAGCGGCGAGGAGGCGCTGGAACAGTATGCGGCGCAAAAGCCGGATCTGGTGATTATGGATATCAACCTGCCGGGTATCAGTGGCATCGAAGCGGCGACCCGTATTCTTGAGCAGGATCGTGATGCAAAGATCATGTTTTTCAGCATGTACGATGAAGCACTGATGGTGAAGCAGGCGCTGGATGCCGGCGCCATGGGGTATATTACCAAATCAGGTTCGCCTCAGATTCTGCTGGAAGCGGTCAGTCGTATCGCCAAAGGTGAGATCTTTATCGAATATGATCTGGTGATGAAGCTGGCGCTGAATAACCAGAACGTCACTGACGGCAAGCTACGTGATCTGACCCAGCGTGAGTTCGAAGTGTTTGTGATGCTCGCCCGCGGTCAGAGCAATCAGGTGATCTCCGATACCCTCGACCTGAATATCAAAACTGTGTCCAACTATGTGACCACCATCAAGAGCAAGCTGGGCATCAGTTCCAGCGCTGAACTGGTGCATCTGGCTGTGGAGGCCGGGGTCGTTAAATTCGCTCCCTGAGCTGTTTTTGCCTCCGGCTCGGGTGCAATCCGGTACTGAAGTCGTAGTCTGAATAGATCCAACGTCGGGTTCAGCCCTTTGCCCCGGCATTTGCATACTTAGATTCTGGCAAATTGCGCCAAGATTACAGGTAGGCAAATGAACGCGGTTCTTCGATTAAATCTGCTTGTGGCAGCGGTTTTTACCCTGGTACTGGTTATTACCCTGAAGGGGATGCTGCAGCAAGCAAACAAAGATATCAGCCGGGAAGTGACGGCAGGTATCAGTTTCAGTCATCAGCTTCTCAGCAGTGCGGCCAATGATCCTCATCTGTTGCGTACCGTATTGCGTGGCGAGGTGCGTCATGTGCGTCTGCAGATTATCGATCCTACCGCGGTTGAAGAGCCTGTTGCACAAGCGATCTCCGATGAAGTGCCTGCCTGGTTTGCAGAGCTGATTC encodes the following:
- a CDS encoding response regulator, with translation MKILITDDHSVVRQGYASVLPTVLEPCEIVEASSGEEALEQYAAQKPDLVIMDINLPGISGIEAATRILEQDRDAKIMFFSMYDEALMVKQALDAGAMGYITKSGSPQILLEAVSRIAKGEIFIEYDLVMKLALNNQNVTDGKLRDLTQREFEVFVMLARGQSNQVISDTLDLNIKTVSNYVTTIKSKLGISSSAELVHLAVEAGVVKFAP